One Alphaproteobacteria bacterium LSUCC0396 genomic region harbors:
- a CDS encoding short-chain fatty acyl-CoA regulator family protein, with amino-acid sequence MQKTFIGTQLRQLRREKGQTQAEMGGILGVSAAYINLLEKNQRSLSVPILMALADNYNVDWRDVVMDKSTNLLADLRNAIQDPLFATTQPDLQELRAAIDHAPSLVQNFLKLHQSHRIAIDNIMKFGNERMPTELLTASPDAIIHDFFRDNFNYFDELEQAAETLRLEEPSQPYEMLYMLKQRLLKKHGITVETKPVEKMNDSLRIYDTDTRVIQLSEALDYQNRTFQLAHILCFVELADVMDGITSNIRSGSSHAVARCHVELANYFAAAVLMPYDDFHEMAEKSKYDIDRMASAFAVSFEQACQRLTTMQRETKRGVPFFFLRVDKAGNVTKRFNATSFNIAEHGGSCPVWNLHTAFRTPGVILPQYVELPDGEKFFTLARTTERPVYSMQTQDRRLAISLGCSIKHSSKLIYTSAFPPPDKDTFSKIGINCHLCLRHNCSQRAHEPLLTELNTDPTKRGETRYES; translated from the coding sequence ATGCAAAAAACATTTATCGGAACGCAATTGCGCCAGCTCCGCCGCGAAAAAGGCCAGACACAGGCTGAAATGGGGGGAATCCTCGGAGTTAGCGCCGCCTATATTAATCTTCTTGAAAAAAATCAAAGAAGCTTATCAGTCCCGATATTGATGGCTTTGGCAGATAATTACAACGTCGATTGGCGAGATGTTGTGATGGACAAAAGCACGAATCTGCTGGCAGATCTGCGCAATGCGATCCAAGACCCGCTATTTGCAACGACCCAGCCTGATTTGCAGGAGCTTCGTGCGGCAATAGACCATGCCCCATCTCTGGTTCAAAACTTTCTAAAACTTCATCAAAGTCATCGTATCGCAATCGACAATATAATGAAGTTTGGCAATGAACGTATGCCGACAGAGTTGCTTACAGCCTCGCCTGACGCGATCATTCATGACTTTTTCCGTGACAATTTCAATTATTTTGATGAGTTGGAGCAGGCGGCTGAGACACTTAGATTAGAAGAGCCAAGTCAGCCATATGAAATGCTATACATGCTCAAACAGCGTCTTCTAAAAAAGCACGGCATAACCGTTGAGACAAAACCGGTTGAAAAAATGAATGATTCTTTGCGTATTTACGATACTGATACGCGCGTGATCCAGCTCTCTGAAGCCTTGGATTATCAGAACCGCACATTCCAACTGGCACATATACTATGTTTTGTTGAATTAGCGGACGTCATGGATGGCATTACATCAAATATCAGGAGTGGTTCATCGCATGCCGTTGCGCGCTGTCATGTTGAGCTGGCAAACTACTTTGCGGCTGCTGTTTTGATGCCATATGACGATTTTCATGAAATGGCAGAAAAGAGCAAATATGACATCGACAGGATGGCATCTGCCTTTGCTGTTTCATTCGAACAGGCCTGCCAGCGATTGACCACGATGCAAAGAGAGACCAAACGCGGCGTTCCATTTTTCTTTCTTCGCGTTGACAAGGCCGGAAATGTAACAAAACGGTTTAACGCTACGAGCTTTAACATCGCCGAGCACGGGGGATCATGCCCTGTATGGAACTTGCATACAGCCTTTCGGACACCCGGCGTTATTTTACCTCAATATGTCGAATTACCCGATGGAGAGAAATTTTTTACCTTAGCAAGAACAACTGAACGCCCAGTTTATTCAATGCAAACTCAAGATCGACGGTTAGCGATATCACTTGGTTGCAGCATCAAACATTCAAGCAAATTGATCTACACATCAGCTTTTCCGCCGCCAGATAAAGACACTTTTAGCAAGATAGGCATAAACTGTCATCTTTGCCTCAGGCATAACTGCTCACAACGGGCGCATGAACCGTTATTGACGGAACTTAACACCGACCCAACAAAGCGGGGTGAAACGCGGTATGAGAGCTGA
- a CDS encoding GFA family protein encodes MDKDRFYGNCHCGTVKFSIPRNIDMSAVRRCDCSLCKRRGAVMLSCPSDDVKIESGAEYLIHYKWNTKIATHHFCSKCGIMTHHQRRTTPNICGINLGCIDELDYRSFQDVTMNNGVDLTLVENELTARLAGQE; translated from the coding sequence ATGGATAAAGATAGATTTTATGGCAATTGTCACTGTGGAACAGTTAAGTTTTCAATCCCGCGCAATATTGATATGAGTGCTGTCCGGCGCTGTGATTGCAGCCTCTGCAAGCGTCGCGGTGCGGTTATGCTATCATGCCCAAGTGACGATGTTAAAATTGAAAGCGGCGCCGAATATCTGATCCATTACAAATGGAATACAAAAATTGCCACCCATCATTTTTGTTCAAAATGTGGGATCATGACTCACCACCAAAGGCGAACCACACCTAATATTTGTGGAATCAACTTAGGCTGTATCGACGAGCTTGACTATCGTAGTTTCCAAGATGTGACCATGAATAATGGGGTGGATCTAACGCTAGTCGAAAACGAGTTGACTGCGCGGTTGGCTGGCCAAGAATAG
- a CDS encoding aminotransferase class V-fold PLP-dependent enzyme: MIGYKTLAVPGPTNMPYEVQRAMEVPLEDHRAPDFPNFTLPLFADLKTIFRTETGRVFVFPGSGTGGWEAAISNLLSAGDNVLTSTYGQFSSLWVKMCQDFGLNVQNIDVTWGEGVPLDDYYSALSADKSHSIKAVLVCHNETATGVTSDVKAVRQILDDLNHPALLFVDGVSSVGSLEFRMEEWGIDVAVSGSQKGFMMPTGLCIVGVSKKALEACSTSKFPRGYFSFQEMMKMNEQGYFPYTPAATLLRGLRASIDLLHVEGLDNVAARHNRLAAGVRAAVDAWGLKNCAAEPKWYSDTVTAIVVPEKHDANDVINAAYHNYGVSLGGGLGKVAGKVFRIGHLGWLNETMVLRALGGVEMAMRDVGIQFQAGSGVGAAVELYTDTRQPLSLAAE, translated from the coding sequence ATGATTGGTTATAAAACTTTGGCTGTACCCGGCCCGACGAACATGCCCTATGAAGTGCAGCGCGCAATGGAAGTTCCATTGGAAGATCACCGCGCTCCTGACTTTCCAAATTTCACGCTGCCGCTATTCGCCGATCTTAAAACGATATTTCGGACTGAAACCGGCCGTGTGTTTGTGTTCCCCGGTTCAGGAACGGGTGGATGGGAGGCGGCCATTAGCAATCTTTTGTCTGCCGGCGATAACGTTCTGACGTCAACCTATGGCCAGTTCTCCTCACTCTGGGTCAAAATGTGCCAAGACTTTGGCCTAAATGTGCAGAATATCGACGTTACTTGGGGCGAAGGCGTGCCGCTCGATGATTATTATTCAGCCCTCTCGGCTGATAAGAGCCATTCCATCAAAGCAGTGCTTGTCTGTCACAATGAAACAGCAACGGGCGTTACAAGTGATGTGAAGGCTGTCCGTCAGATACTGGATGACCTCAACCATCCAGCACTGCTTTTTGTTGATGGGGTTAGCTCGGTTGGAAGCCTTGAATTTCGAATGGAAGAATGGGGTATTGATGTCGCTGTATCGGGTTCACAAAAAGGTTTTATGATGCCGACAGGGCTTTGCATTGTTGGTGTTAGCAAAAAGGCCTTGGAAGCATGTTCAACGTCGAAATTCCCCCGCGGGTATTTCAGCTTTCAGGAAATGATGAAAATGAATGAGCAGGGCTATTTCCCATACACCCCTGCGGCCACACTTTTGCGAGGTCTGCGGGCATCAATCGATCTTCTTCACGTTGAGGGATTGGACAATGTTGCAGCACGCCACAATCGCCTCGCCGCTGGCGTTCGGGCTGCAGTTGATGCTTGGGGGCTTAAGAATTGCGCTGCTGAACCGAAGTGGTACTCGGATACGGTAACGGCGATCGTTGTTCCTGAAAAACATGATGCCAATGATGTCATCAATGCGGCTTATCATAATTATGGCGTTTCACTTGGTGGCGGACTTGGAAAAGTCGCTGGTAAGGTCTTTCGTATTGGTCATTTGGGCTGGCTGAACGAAACAATGGTTCTCCGCGCCCTTGGTGGGGTTGAAATGGCCATGCGGGACGTCGGCATCCAGTTTCAAGCCGGTAGTGGCGTTGGTGCTGCAGTTGAACTATACACTGACACGCGCCAGCCTCTTAGCTTAGCTGCTGAATAG